The following coding sequences lie in one Myxococcales bacterium genomic window:
- the leuB gene encoding 3-isopropylmalate dehydrogenase gives MMAKLVMLPGDGIGPEIVHAGRQVLEAVARRFGHTFEFDTRLIGGAAIDATHSPLPEDTLSACLAADAVLLGAVGGPAWSDPASHVRPEQGLLGLRKGMGLFANLRPVTLFPELLSASPLRAEVLEGVDMIVVRELTGGIYFGEPRFREPYEGGERAVDTLMYTTHEIARVVRLAFTLAESRRGKVTSVDKANVLESSRLWRQVTSQIAQDYPHVMLEHQLVDSAAMRLVTDPQSFDVMVTENMFGDILSDEAAVLTGSLGMLPSASLGDSRLGLYEPIHGSAPDIAGQGVANPVGTILSAALLLRHSLGLTQEAQAVEQAVGRCVTLGVRTRDLKPAEASSTEEVTMAIVEGLRT, from the coding sequence ATGATGGCAAAACTGGTCATGTTACCCGGCGACGGCATCGGGCCGGAAATCGTACACGCGGGGCGGCAAGTCCTTGAGGCCGTAGCGCGACGATTTGGACACACCTTCGAGTTCGATACCCGGCTCATTGGCGGTGCCGCGATTGATGCGACGCACTCACCTCTGCCCGAAGATACGCTTTCGGCATGCTTGGCGGCAGATGCAGTATTACTCGGCGCGGTGGGGGGGCCAGCGTGGTCGGACCCGGCGTCACACGTACGACCGGAGCAAGGCTTGTTAGGTCTGCGCAAGGGAATGGGCCTGTTTGCCAATCTTCGGCCGGTCACTCTTTTTCCAGAGCTTCTTTCGGCCTCGCCGCTGCGCGCCGAGGTGCTCGAAGGCGTCGATATGATCGTGGTGCGTGAACTTACGGGCGGCATCTACTTCGGGGAGCCGCGATTTCGCGAGCCCTATGAAGGAGGCGAGCGTGCGGTGGATACCCTGATGTACACCACCCACGAAATCGCGCGAGTGGTTCGGCTTGCGTTTACGCTTGCCGAGAGCCGCCGGGGTAAGGTCACCTCGGTCGATAAGGCGAACGTACTGGAGAGCTCCCGTTTGTGGAGACAGGTCACATCCCAGATTGCCCAGGATTATCCTCATGTCATGTTAGAGCACCAGCTCGTGGATTCTGCCGCCATGCGCTTGGTCACCGATCCTCAGAGTTTTGATGTCATGGTCACCGAGAATATGTTCGGCGATATTCTTTCAGATGAAGCTGCGGTGCTCACCGGATCGCTCGGCATGTTGCCAAGCGCCTCTCTCGGTGACAGTCGTTTAGGACTTTACGAGCCCATCCATGGCTCTGCCCCGGACATTGCTGGCCAGGGCGTTGCCAATCCCGTCGGAACGATTCTCAGTGCCGCGCTGTTGTTGCGGCATAGTTTGGGGCTTACCCAAGAAGCCCAGGCCGTTGAACAAGCCGTCGGCCGGTGCGTCACGCTGGGTGTACGGACCAGGGACCTCAAACCCGCCGAGGCCTCTAGCACCGAGGAGGTCACGATGGCTATAGTCGAAGGCTTGCGGACTTAG
- a CDS encoding citramalate synthase has protein sequence MANPPIQLYDTTLRDGTQREGISYSCQDKIRIAQRLDLFGVHFIEGGWPGSNPKDIEFFDRAKDMAWTHAAVAAFGSTRRVNVSVEDDANLNTLLAASTPVCTVFGKSWGLHVTDVLRTTLDENLRLIEESVAYLVVHGRRVIYDAEHYFDGYCHDSVYALETINAAKRGGAEVCVLCDTNGGNLPWRIEEVTRNTMVAVEHPLGIHAHNDTGCAVANSLAAVQGGAIHIQGTVNGYGERCGNANLMTIVPNLELKMDRECLPKGRLNELQDVSRYVTQLANLPFDEHAPYVGRSAFAHKGGVHVAAMRRNALSYQHIEPEWVGNEARTLVSELSGRGNVLTKAEEHGVHVASGVDLEVLQHIKLCEAQGYSFESAEASVALMLERRDPEYLPPFRVIDYEVKAGMREGSRPYAEATVKVDVHGQTEHAISEGDGPVAALDAALRKALGPYIAHLDDIQLVDYKVRILDGGDGTSAIVRVLIDCRRGLRTWGTVGASGNIIEASLYALVDGIEYGLLLDSEPARTKPTHLKASTL, from the coding sequence ATGGCTAACCCGCCGATTCAACTCTACGACACAACGCTACGCGATGGGACGCAGCGTGAGGGCATCTCCTATTCGTGCCAGGACAAGATCCGCATTGCTCAACGATTGGATCTCTTTGGCGTGCATTTTATCGAGGGTGGTTGGCCGGGATCGAACCCCAAGGATATCGAGTTTTTTGATCGGGCCAAAGACATGGCGTGGACTCACGCGGCGGTTGCAGCCTTTGGGTCAACGCGCCGCGTGAACGTTTCGGTGGAAGACGATGCTAATCTCAATACACTGCTGGCAGCTTCCACGCCGGTTTGCACCGTTTTTGGGAAAAGCTGGGGACTCCACGTCACTGACGTGCTCCGCACGACGTTAGACGAAAACCTGCGGCTAATCGAAGAAAGCGTCGCGTATCTGGTTGTTCATGGTCGTCGTGTCATTTACGACGCCGAACATTACTTTGACGGGTATTGTCACGACTCGGTTTACGCGCTTGAAACCATCAATGCAGCTAAGCGTGGGGGCGCTGAGGTGTGTGTGTTGTGTGACACAAATGGTGGAAACCTGCCTTGGAGAATCGAGGAAGTCACCCGCAACACTATGGTGGCGGTTGAGCATCCCTTGGGCATCCACGCCCACAACGATACCGGCTGCGCAGTGGCCAATAGTCTCGCTGCGGTTCAGGGTGGCGCAATTCACATTCAAGGAACGGTCAACGGCTACGGCGAGCGATGTGGAAACGCGAACTTGATGACGATTGTGCCAAATTTGGAGCTGAAGATGGATCGCGAGTGTTTGCCGAAGGGCCGTTTGAACGAACTTCAGGACGTATCGCGTTACGTGACACAGTTAGCTAACTTGCCCTTCGACGAGCATGCGCCATATGTTGGCCGCAGCGCATTTGCCCACAAAGGCGGCGTTCACGTCGCTGCCATGCGAAGGAATGCTCTCTCATACCAGCACATCGAACCTGAATGGGTTGGCAATGAAGCCCGCACATTGGTGAGCGAGCTTTCGGGGCGCGGCAACGTTCTCACGAAAGCGGAGGAGCACGGCGTTCACGTGGCCTCGGGGGTCGATTTGGAGGTGCTCCAGCACATCAAACTGTGCGAGGCTCAAGGTTACTCCTTCGAGTCAGCGGAAGCGTCGGTTGCTCTGATGCTAGAGCGCAGAGATCCTGAGTATCTGCCACCGTTTCGCGTGATCGATTACGAGGTCAAAGCTGGCATGCGGGAGGGCTCGCGGCCCTATGCCGAGGCGACCGTCAAGGTCGATGTCCATGGCCAAACAGAGCATGCGATCTCCGAAGGGGATGGGCCAGTGGCGGCCCTCGATGCGGCGCTAAGGAAGGCGCTCGGACCCTATATCGCCCATCTCGACGACATACAGCTTGTGGACTATAAGGTGCGCATTCTCGATGGCGGGGATGGGACATCGGCTATCGTGCGCGTGTTAATTGATTGCCGCCGGGGGCTGCGAACCTGGGGAACCGTGGGTGCCTCGGGAAATATCATCGAGGCATCGCTGTATGCACTGGTTGATGGAATAGAATATGGTCTTTTGTTGGACTCAGAGCCCGCACGTACGAAACCAACCCACCTAAAGGCTAGCACCCTATGA
- the leuD gene encoding 3-isopropylmalate dehydratase small subunit, translated as MEKFIPITSHVVPLLRDNVDTDQIIPARFLKVTDKNGLGEKLFSDWRYLADGTPNPDFPLNLASARGAELLLAGHNFGSGSSREHAPWALRAWGLRAVIALSFADIFRNNSLKNGLLPVQVDASLHAAIARLVEADPRAQLNIDLVQQQVTLPDGLHGAFPIEPFSKYCLLEGIDELDYILGFNPDIEAYEKNQRRHG; from the coding sequence ATGGAAAAATTTATACCCATCACATCCCATGTCGTCCCACTTTTGCGCGACAATGTTGATACCGACCAGATTATTCCTGCCAGGTTTCTCAAGGTTACGGATAAGAACGGGCTGGGAGAGAAGTTGTTTTCAGACTGGCGCTATCTCGCTGACGGAACGCCAAACCCGGATTTTCCATTGAATCTCGCGTCTGCCCGCGGGGCCGAGCTGCTCCTCGCCGGTCACAACTTCGGATCGGGATCATCGCGCGAGCATGCACCCTGGGCGCTTCGGGCATGGGGGCTGAGGGCGGTCATCGCATTATCGTTTGCCGACATCTTTCGGAACAACTCGCTCAAAAACGGCTTGTTGCCTGTGCAGGTCGACGCAAGTCTGCATGCCGCCATCGCCCGGCTTGTAGAAGCTGACCCGAGGGCACAGCTAAACATTGACCTGGTCCAACAGCAGGTCACCCTACCGGATGGTTTGCACGGCGCTTTCCCCATCGAGCCCTTTTCGAAATACTGTTTGCTCGAAGGGATCGACGAGCTTGACTACATTCTTGGGTTCAACCCCGACATCGAGGCTTACGAAAAAAATCAACGACGCCATGGCTAA
- the leuC gene encoding 3-isopropylmalate dehydratase large subunit yields MNTTLFEKVWNAHVVREEADRPAVLYVDLHLIHEVTSPQAFAGLRARGLTVRRPELTVATMDHSTPTLPKSLAVVDTLAEAQLKQLEANCREFGILLHALGSAHHGIVHVIGPELGLTQPGMTIVCGDSHTSTHGAFGALAFGIGTSEVEHVLATQCLLQRRPKTYEVNIDGVLSRGVTAKDVILALIAKIGTDGGTGYVLEYTGSAIRALDMEGRMTICNMSIEAGARAGMIAPDATTFSYLANREHAPKAGAWDDAVARWKLLPSDPDATYDLRVSLDASRLEPMITYGTNPGMGVAITQPVPDPRSLSDMAQRQALEKALNYMALEPGKPLLGMPVDVVFIGSCTNSRITDLRLAASILKDRKVAPTVRTLVVPGSEEVKREAEAEGLDSIFKAAGAEWRNPGCSMCIGMNGDQLSPGQYAVSTSNRNFEGRQGKGGRTFLASPLTAAATAIAGRIHDVRSLLT; encoded by the coding sequence ATGAATACGACGCTGTTTGAAAAAGTATGGAATGCTCACGTAGTACGAGAAGAGGCTGATAGACCCGCTGTCCTTTATGTCGATTTGCACTTGATTCACGAGGTAACCTCACCACAGGCTTTTGCAGGGCTGCGTGCGCGCGGTCTTACAGTCCGGCGACCGGAACTCACGGTAGCCACCATGGATCACTCCACACCGACGCTTCCCAAGTCACTCGCGGTCGTTGACACTTTGGCCGAGGCGCAACTCAAGCAGCTCGAAGCCAATTGTCGTGAATTTGGTATTTTGCTGCACGCCCTGGGCAGCGCTCATCACGGCATTGTGCATGTGATCGGACCTGAGTTGGGACTCACCCAACCGGGCATGACGATCGTATGCGGCGACAGTCATACCTCTACCCACGGCGCTTTTGGGGCGTTGGCGTTCGGAATCGGGACAAGCGAGGTCGAGCATGTGCTTGCAACGCAGTGTTTGCTGCAGCGGCGTCCCAAGACCTATGAGGTCAACATTGATGGTGTACTGTCACGAGGCGTGACGGCCAAGGATGTTATTCTGGCGCTAATCGCCAAGATCGGCACCGACGGCGGCACCGGGTATGTCCTTGAGTACACCGGATCCGCGATTCGCGCCCTGGACATGGAAGGGCGGATGACAATCTGCAACATGAGTATCGAGGCAGGAGCGCGCGCTGGAATGATCGCACCCGATGCGACAACGTTTAGTTATCTCGCAAACCGAGAACATGCGCCTAAGGCAGGCGCGTGGGACGATGCAGTCGCACGTTGGAAGCTTTTGCCAAGTGATCCTGACGCCACGTATGATCTCCGCGTATCACTTGATGCCTCGCGCCTTGAGCCCATGATCACCTATGGTACCAATCCGGGCATGGGCGTGGCCATCACACAACCGGTGCCCGACCCCCGCAGCCTCAGCGACATGGCTCAACGGCAGGCGCTGGAAAAGGCGCTAAATTACATGGCACTAGAGCCGGGTAAGCCCCTGCTGGGAATGCCGGTTGACGTAGTGTTTATTGGCTCCTGTACCAATTCACGCATCACAGATTTGCGCCTTGCTGCATCCATCCTTAAAGACCGAAAGGTCGCCCCCACCGTGCGCACACTCGTGGTACCTGGGTCAGAAGAGGTCAAACGCGAGGCGGAAGCTGAGGGATTGGACAGCATCTTTAAGGCGGCCGGAGCCGAGTGGCGCAACCCAGGCTGTTCCATGTGCATTGGCATGAATGGTGATCAGTTGAGTCCTGGCCAGTATGCCGTCAGTACCAGCAACCGCAACTTCGAGGGCAGGCAAGGCAAAGGCGGTCGCACGTTTCTGGCCTCCCCTTTGACGGCGGCCGCCACCGCCATTGCAGGTCGCATTCATGACGTGCGGTCGTTGCTTACTTAG
- a CDS encoding 2-isopropylmalate synthase: MDPTDANYVRIFDTTLRDGEQSPGASMTSDEKLEVARMLSRVGVDVIEAGFPAASPDDLAAVKAIAERVGNLCVEGRPSNRPPTICGLARAQRRDIEQAWEAVKPAKHPRIHTFLATSPIHREHKLRMSQAQVLERVNEMVRFACGLCADVEFSAEDAGRTEEDFLHEVLDVAIAAGAKTLNIPDTVGYTMPDEFGERIARIYQRVKDSQNVVISVHCHNDLGLATANSLAGIRAGARQVEVAVNGIGERAGNTSLEEIVMALHTRRSALELTTGIDTTQLIRVSRLVSKTTGIVVQPNKAIVGANAFAHEAGIHQDGMLKHEETYEIMRPETVGASQSHLVLGKHSGRHAFAVRLKELGYDLDAPQLEKAFNQFKALADKKKTVTDADVEALASSELHPPKEHFILERLQVSSALGGIPTATIRLLTSDGVAHTQAATGGGPIDALYKAIDAIVKAPSVLVEYSVHAVTEGIDALGEVSVRIRSDNPSKGQSAQHGRQHRVFYGHGADPDILLASAKAYIAALNRLLSHREPTRVSETVKDSAQARG, translated from the coding sequence ATGGATCCAACGGACGCAAACTACGTACGTATTTTCGACACCACCTTGCGCGATGGAGAGCAGTCTCCGGGTGCCAGCATGACTTCGGACGAAAAACTGGAGGTCGCGCGGATGCTTTCAAGAGTGGGCGTGGATGTGATCGAAGCCGGGTTCCCAGCGGCGTCACCCGATGATCTCGCTGCGGTCAAAGCAATCGCAGAGCGCGTAGGCAACCTTTGTGTGGAGGGGCGACCCAGCAATCGCCCTCCCACCATTTGCGGGCTGGCCCGTGCGCAACGACGGGATATCGAGCAGGCCTGGGAAGCCGTCAAACCTGCGAAGCATCCACGCATTCATACGTTCTTGGCTACGTCTCCCATCCACCGGGAACACAAACTCAGAATGAGCCAGGCGCAAGTTCTTGAGCGGGTCAACGAGATGGTGCGCTTTGCATGCGGTCTGTGTGCTGATGTGGAGTTTAGCGCGGAAGATGCCGGGCGCACCGAAGAGGACTTCTTGCACGAGGTATTGGATGTCGCTATCGCCGCCGGCGCAAAAACACTCAACATTCCGGACACGGTCGGCTACACCATGCCCGATGAATTTGGGGAGCGCATTGCCCGTATTTATCAACGTGTGAAAGACTCTCAGAATGTGGTGATTTCCGTGCATTGTCATAACGATCTCGGGCTGGCCACCGCCAACTCGTTAGCGGGTATCCGTGCCGGAGCGCGACAGGTTGAGGTTGCCGTCAACGGTATCGGCGAACGTGCCGGGAACACATCCCTTGAGGAGATCGTGATGGCACTTCATACGAGGCGCTCAGCGCTCGAACTTACGACGGGCATCGACACAACGCAGCTTATCCGCGTGAGTCGGCTCGTCAGTAAAACAACAGGCATCGTGGTGCAGCCCAACAAGGCCATCGTTGGCGCCAACGCGTTTGCGCACGAAGCTGGCATTCACCAAGACGGAATGCTTAAACACGAAGAGACTTATGAGATCATGCGACCAGAGACCGTCGGCGCTTCACAAAGTCATCTGGTCCTTGGCAAACACTCGGGTAGACATGCCTTTGCGGTAAGGCTCAAGGAACTCGGTTACGACCTCGATGCACCGCAGCTCGAAAAAGCATTTAATCAGTTCAAGGCCCTTGCTGACAAGAAGAAAACGGTAACCGACGCCGACGTCGAGGCGTTGGCGAGCTCGGAACTCCATCCGCCCAAGGAGCATTTCATTCTGGAGCGGTTGCAGGTGAGCTCAGCGCTTGGCGGCATTCCCACGGCGACGATTCGGCTTCTCACTTCAGACGGCGTTGCCCACACGCAAGCTGCTACCGGCGGCGGGCCTATCGATGCACTCTACAAGGCCATCGATGCCATCGTTAAAGCACCCAGCGTTCTTGTGGAATACTCAGTGCATGCCGTAACCGAGGGTATTGACGCGCTCGGAGAGGTGAGTGTGCGCATTCGAAGTGACAACCCGTCCAAAGGTCAAAGCGCACAGCACGGACGGCAACACCGTGTTTTCTACGGACATGGCGCGGATCCGGACATCCTTCTTGCCAGCGCCAAAGCCTATATCGCTGCGCTCAACCGATTGTTATCGCATCGCGAACCAACCCGCGTCAGCGAGACGGTCAAAGACTCAGCTCAGGCTCGGGGATGA
- the ilvC gene encoding ketol-acid reductoisomerase, translating into MVQIRYDKDADLSRIQGKKVAIIGYGSQGHAHALNLRDSGIDVRIGLHEGSRSKATAKGDGLQVVSVREAAEQSDVIMLLAPDTAQKAIYKEHIEPQLREGQTLMFAHGFNIRFGEIKPPRHIDVSMIAPKGPGHRVRETYREGGGVPALLAVHQDASGQADQNALAYAKGIGSARAGVLTTTFEEETETDLFGEQAVLCGGASALVKAGFETLVEAGYQPEIAYFECLHELKLIVDLMYRGGLNYMRYSISDTAEWGDYVSGPRIINNHTKAEMKVILDEIQNGTFAKRWIAENEAGRPNYKKHVRDEQAHTIEKVGAKLREMMPFVEPVTVKSGD; encoded by the coding sequence ATGGTTCAGATTCGATATGACAAAGACGCAGACCTCAGTCGCATTCAGGGAAAAAAAGTTGCCATCATAGGCTATGGCTCGCAAGGCCACGCCCACGCCCTAAACCTTCGAGATAGCGGGATCGATGTGCGCATCGGGCTCCACGAGGGCAGCCGCTCAAAGGCCACCGCCAAAGGGGATGGTTTGCAGGTTGTTTCAGTGCGCGAAGCCGCCGAACAGAGCGATGTCATCATGCTGTTGGCGCCGGACACGGCCCAAAAGGCTATCTACAAGGAACATATCGAGCCCCAGCTTCGGGAAGGCCAGACCTTGATGTTTGCACATGGATTTAATATCCGGTTCGGCGAGATAAAACCTCCCCGCCACATCGATGTTAGTATGATAGCACCTAAGGGACCTGGGCACCGGGTGAGAGAAACCTATCGGGAAGGCGGCGGCGTGCCTGCACTCCTTGCCGTTCATCAGGATGCCAGCGGTCAGGCCGACCAGAATGCGTTGGCGTACGCCAAGGGCATCGGTTCCGCACGCGCCGGCGTATTGACCACGACCTTCGAGGAGGAAACGGAAACGGATCTCTTTGGAGAGCAGGCTGTGTTATGCGGCGGGGCCAGTGCTCTGGTCAAAGCCGGCTTTGAGACCTTGGTTGAAGCCGGATATCAACCGGAGATCGCCTATTTTGAATGCCTCCATGAGCTGAAGCTCATTGTCGACCTGATGTACCGTGGCGGGCTCAATTACATGCGTTATTCCATCAGCGACACTGCGGAGTGGGGCGATTACGTCTCTGGCCCGCGTATCATCAACAATCACACCAAAGCAGAGATGAAAGTCATTTTGGATGAGATTCAGAATGGTACGTTTGCCAAGCGCTGGATAGCGGAGAATGAGGCGGGACGGCCCAACTACAAAAAACACGTCCGTGACGAGCAAGCGCATACCATCGAGAAGGTAGGAGCTAAGCTTCGCGAAATGATGCCATTTGTCGAGCCGGTCACGGTAAAGTCAGGAGACTAG
- the ilvN gene encoding acetolactate synthase small subunit yields MTPKEWRTFVVYVEDKPGVLNRVASLFRRRAFNIESLNVGHTHEQGISRMTIVVQADADTARRFEANLYKLVNVLTVEDVTDTPCVIRHLALIKVLVDPERRAQAIEVCNVFRAHIVDIAPEAMIVEITGSQEKIDSFVVVLQPFGTAEIVRTGAIAMKRGPEMSVPKVRRDVRAA; encoded by the coding sequence ATGACCCCAAAAGAGTGGCGAACGTTTGTAGTCTATGTGGAAGATAAGCCTGGCGTACTCAACCGAGTGGCATCACTGTTCCGCCGGCGTGCGTTTAACATTGAGTCGCTTAATGTTGGACATACCCACGAGCAGGGCATCTCGCGAATGACGATTGTGGTGCAGGCCGATGCAGACACGGCTCGGCGTTTCGAGGCCAACTTATACAAACTGGTCAACGTGCTGACAGTCGAAGATGTCACGGACACGCCGTGTGTGATACGCCATCTGGCCCTGATCAAAGTATTGGTCGATCCTGAGAGGCGCGCGCAAGCCATCGAGGTTTGCAATGTCTTTCGCGCACACATCGTCGACATCGCGCCGGAAGCAATGATTGTTGAGATTACGGGCTCCCAAGAAAAAATCGACAGTTTTGTGGTGGTGTTACAGCCATTTGGCACGGCCGAGATCGTGCGCACTGGGGCGATTGCCATGAAACGCGGACCGGAAATGTCGGTGCCCAAGGTAAGAAGAGACGTACGTGCCGCATAG
- the ilvB gene encoding biosynthetic-type acetolactate synthase large subunit, whose protein sequence is MANPVLKLETKTAASAPQGAPKAVAPDNRGKEISGAEILWEALGLQGVEVVFGYPGGAIMPAYDAMLKYPIRHVLVRHEQGAAHMADGYARASGKVGVCIATSGPGATNLVTGIATAMLDSIPMVAITGQVPSTLLGTDAFQETDITGVTLPITKHNYLVTKAEAIAPTIREAFHVASTGRPGPVVIDITKDAQQASAVMEWDEDPVQLPGHRPQYHPLPESIAQAVEMINSALRPVILAGHGIAQSGANDLLLQFVEQTDIPTTSTLLGLGGFPASHPNSLGMMGMHGEAWVNTAIQEADLLIALGMRFDDRVTGNIKTYAPDAKKIHVELDPAEINKNVKVDLPLIGDVRETLHALMPHVEKQDRKAWFARIDELKGDSAVRDIQQLPDNGKLYAAHVIHDLWRLTKGKALVVTDVGQHQMWEAQYYKHDYSRKLLTSGGLGTMGFALPAAIGAYFAQPEDEIWVVVGDGGFQMTAAELTTCKQEGVKIHVAIINNGYLGMVRQWQEFFYDRRYAATPLLSPDFVKLADAHDLLGLRVTKRSEIGQAVEEARAYEGTVVVDFRVEQEDSVYPMVPSGADLHNMIRRPSAAPAKEIRKHNPIYETGED, encoded by the coding sequence ATGGCGAATCCTGTGTTAAAGTTGGAAACAAAAACAGCTGCTTCGGCGCCCCAAGGCGCCCCGAAAGCGGTCGCTCCCGATAACCGCGGCAAGGAAATCTCCGGGGCCGAAATTCTGTGGGAAGCTTTGGGGCTGCAAGGCGTCGAGGTTGTGTTCGGGTATCCGGGTGGCGCGATCATGCCCGCCTACGATGCCATGCTCAAATATCCCATTCGCCATGTCCTTGTGCGTCATGAGCAGGGCGCCGCGCACATGGCCGATGGCTACGCGCGTGCATCGGGGAAAGTAGGGGTCTGCATTGCCACTTCGGGACCGGGCGCAACCAACTTGGTCACTGGCATTGCCACAGCAATGCTGGACTCGATTCCCATGGTTGCCATCACCGGGCAGGTGCCCTCGACCTTGCTCGGCACCGACGCATTCCAGGAAACCGACATCACCGGGGTGACACTCCCAATCACCAAACACAACTACCTCGTCACCAAGGCGGAGGCGATTGCGCCCACGATCCGGGAAGCATTTCACGTGGCATCGACCGGTCGTCCGGGGCCTGTGGTCATCGATATTACTAAAGATGCCCAGCAGGCATCTGCTGTCATGGAATGGGACGAGGATCCTGTACAACTGCCCGGGCATCGCCCACAGTATCATCCCCTGCCAGAATCTATCGCGCAGGCGGTAGAGATGATCAACTCCGCACTGCGGCCGGTGATCCTTGCGGGGCATGGTATCGCCCAAAGCGGCGCCAACGATTTGCTGCTTCAGTTCGTGGAGCAAACCGACATTCCCACGACCAGCACACTGCTCGGCTTGGGTGGATTCCCCGCCAGTCATCCGAACAGCTTGGGAATGATGGGCATGCATGGTGAAGCATGGGTCAACACGGCAATCCAAGAGGCGGACCTGCTGATCGCTCTGGGAATGCGTTTCGACGACCGAGTCACCGGCAACATCAAAACCTACGCGCCCGATGCCAAGAAGATCCATGTGGAGCTGGATCCGGCCGAGATCAACAAGAATGTGAAAGTGGACTTGCCGTTGATTGGCGATGTGCGTGAAACCTTGCACGCACTCATGCCTCACGTAGAAAAACAGGATCGGAAGGCTTGGTTTGCACGGATCGACGAACTTAAGGGCGATTCGGCCGTGCGAGATATTCAGCAACTGCCGGACAACGGCAAACTATACGCGGCGCATGTCATCCATGATTTATGGCGCTTAACCAAAGGCAAGGCGTTGGTAGTGACCGATGTGGGCCAACATCAAATGTGGGAGGCGCAGTACTATAAGCACGACTACTCGCGAAAGCTCTTGACCTCAGGCGGCCTCGGCACGATGGGGTTCGCCTTGCCCGCCGCCATCGGAGCGTATTTTGCTCAGCCGGAGGATGAGATCTGGGTGGTGGTAGGCGATGGCGGATTTCAAATGACCGCAGCCGAACTGACGACGTGCAAACAAGAAGGCGTCAAGATCCATGTGGCGATCATCAACAATGGTTACTTGGGCATGGTTCGGCAATGGCAAGAGTTTTTCTACGACCGTCGCTACGCGGCCACACCGCTGTTAAGTCCTGATTTTGTAAAATTGGCAGACGCCCATGATCTTTTGGGGTTGCGCGTCACCAAACGCAGCGAAATCGGGCAGGCTGTAGAGGAGGCGCGTGCTTATGAAGGAACAGTCGTTGTCGACTTCCGAGTAGAACAAGAAGACAGCGTCTATCCGATGGTGCCGTCTGGAGCCGATCTGCATAACATGATCCGTCGGCCGAGCGCGGCACCTGCGAAGGAGATTCGGAAACACAATCCTATCTATGAAACCGGTGAGGACTAG
- a CDS encoding CBS domain-containing protein: protein MLVQDVMTKSPVVVQHDTPLVDAMALLQESNIRHLPILEGSALIGMVSDRDLRGVFPSGALEESAMRALSGQYRAPVSELMSADVLYIHPEDDLGEAIDLMLQQNVGAIPVTDPFSGNLVGIVSYVDILKAARNLVSE from the coding sequence ATGCTTGTCCAAGATGTCATGACCAAATCCCCCGTGGTAGTCCAACACGATACGCCCCTGGTTGACGCGATGGCGCTGCTGCAGGAGAGTAATATCCGCCACTTGCCGATCCTTGAAGGTTCCGCATTGATTGGCATGGTTAGCGACCGGGACCTGCGCGGCGTGTTTCCGTCGGGCGCTCTCGAAGAATCCGCGATGCGCGCGCTAAGCGGACAGTACCGAGCGCCAGTATCCGAACTAATGTCGGCAGATGTCCTTTACATACACCCCGAGGACGATCTCGGGGAGGCGATAGATCTCATGCTTCAGCAAAACGTGGGTGCGATTCCCGTCACTGATCCCTTTTCCGGCAATCTCGTGGGCATCGTGAGTTACGTCGACATCCTCAAGGCCGCGCGCAATCTTGTGTCTGAATAA
- a CDS encoding arginine decarboxylase, pyruvoyl-dependent — translation MDFQAHPTGAHVPRGIFFTKGKGVHRDRLSSFELGLRDAGVEKANLVTVSSIFPPACRILPRAQGERLILPGQIVHCVMARQDTDEPNRLIAASIGLARPAERSHYGYLSEHHHYGHTAKKAGDYAEDLAASMLATTLGIEFDADTAYDERKEVYRMSGKIVNTTSVSQSAEGHKDGLWTTVVALAVFVF, via the coding sequence ATGGATTTTCAAGCGCACCCGACGGGCGCGCATGTTCCGAGGGGGATCTTTTTCACCAAGGGCAAAGGGGTGCACCGCGACCGGCTTAGTTCCTTTGAGTTGGGGCTTAGAGATGCCGGCGTGGAGAAGGCAAACTTGGTGACTGTCTCGTCGATTTTCCCGCCTGCTTGCCGGATTCTCCCAAGAGCCCAAGGCGAGCGATTGATTCTGCCCGGACAAATTGTGCATTGTGTAATGGCGCGGCAGGATACCGACGAGCCCAATCGCTTGATAGCCGCATCCATTGGCTTGGCCCGGCCGGCGGAACGCAGCCATTATGGCTATCTCTCAGAGCACCATCACTACGGGCATACCGCGAAGAAGGCGGGCGACTATGCTGAAGATTTGGCGGCCTCGATGCTGGCCACGACGCTCGGCATCGAATTCGATGCCGACACCGCTTACGACGAACGCAAAGAAGTCTACCGCATGAGCGGAAAGATCGTGAACACCACCTCCGTATCTCAATCGGCTGAAGGCCACAAAGATGGCCTGTGGACGACAGTGGTGGCGCTGGCCGTGTTCGTGTTCTAA